Proteins found in one Dendrosporobacter quercicolus genomic segment:
- the corA gene encoding magnesium/cobalt transporter CorA has translation MRRLRGILQKQGMMPGTLLYIGETRKEKTTMSLIEYDKGQVCETKFAGVAEFIGHGLKLPVNWINVNGIHDVQVVAQLGAFFGIHPLVQEDIVNTNQRPKFEDHGEYSYLVLKTLAPADDGHSVDIQQISLIVGENYIISFQEVNSGIFDAVKNRICSTQGRLRNIRADYLAYLLLDAITDNYYTVLEFFGNQIEELEDRVILTSDSTLVQNIHNLKTELLFLRKSVWPLREVINAVQRGDSTVFSDETRIYIRDIYDHTIQVIDTIEMYRDMVSGLLDIYLSSVNNRLGEVMKVLTIISTIFIPLNFIAGVYGMNFHYMPELSFAWGYPAVLGLMIGVAAFLLSFFRRRSWL, from the coding sequence ATGAGAAGATTAAGGGGAATATTGCAAAAGCAGGGAATGATGCCGGGAACCTTACTGTATATTGGCGAGACCCGGAAGGAAAAGACGACAATGTCCTTGATTGAATACGATAAAGGACAGGTCTGTGAAACTAAATTTGCCGGGGTTGCCGAATTCATTGGACATGGTTTAAAGCTGCCGGTAAACTGGATTAATGTCAATGGGATTCATGACGTACAGGTTGTAGCCCAGCTGGGCGCGTTTTTTGGCATCCATCCACTGGTGCAGGAGGATATTGTCAATACCAACCAGCGGCCAAAGTTTGAAGATCATGGCGAGTATTCCTATTTGGTGTTAAAGACGCTCGCGCCGGCCGATGATGGCCATAGTGTCGACATTCAACAGATTAGTCTGATTGTTGGCGAAAACTATATTATTTCTTTTCAGGAAGTAAACAGCGGAATTTTTGACGCAGTTAAAAACCGTATTTGTAGTACCCAAGGCAGGCTGCGCAATATCAGGGCCGATTATTTGGCTTATCTGCTGTTAGATGCGATCACTGATAATTACTATACTGTGCTGGAGTTTTTCGGAAACCAGATCGAAGAGCTGGAGGATCGGGTAATTTTAACCTCGGACTCGACGCTGGTGCAGAACATTCATAATCTGAAAACCGAATTGCTGTTTTTGCGAAAGTCGGTATGGCCGCTCAGGGAGGTAATTAACGCAGTTCAGCGGGGCGATTCAACGGTTTTCAGCGATGAAACCCGCATTTACATTCGCGATATCTATGACCACACAATTCAGGTAATTGATACCATTGAAATGTACCGGGATATGGTTTCCGGCTTACTTGATATTTATTTATCCAGTGTCAATAACCGGCTGGGTGAAGTTATGAAAGTACTGACCATTATATCGACCATTTTTATACCGCTTAATTTTATTGCCGGCGTATATGGCATGAATTTCCACTATATGCCAGAATTAAGCTTTGCCTGGGGTTATCCGGCGGTATTGGGGCTGATGATCGGCGTAGCCGCATTTTTATTAAGTTTTTTTCGCAGGCGCAGCTGGCTATAA
- a CDS encoding L,D-transpeptidase has protein sequence MAYYIVIALSQRRLTLFNNGKPVRAYPVGVGKQLSPTPTGRYQIVNKRPHPGGAFGAMWLGLNLPHYGIHGTNNPSSIGGFVSKGCIRMYNHDVTQLAGLVSIGTMVYITA, from the coding sequence ATGGCATACTATATCGTAATAGCGCTTAGCCAAAGACGCTTAACACTTTTTAATAACGGTAAGCCGGTTAGAGCATACCCGGTTGGTGTTGGCAAACAGTTATCACCTACACCGACGGGAAGATACCAGATTGTTAATAAACGACCGCATCCCGGCGGCGCTTTCGGCGCAATGTGGCTCGGACTGAACCTGCCGCACTATGGCATCCACGGTACCAACAATCCTTCATCCATCGGCGGCTTTGTATCAAAAGGCTGTATCCGCATGTATAATCATGATGTTACCCAGTTGGCAGGGCTGGTTTCTATTGGTACAATGGTGTACATTACCGCATAA
- a CDS encoding cation-translocating P-type ATPase produces the protein MRHDWFNLPPGQVVQELKSDQTAGLSTQQAAEQLNSHGYNELQEKARESLFSKLIGQFKDFLVLILIVASLVSAFLGEIVDSVAILVIVILNAVLGIVQESKAEKALAALKQMSAPNSKVIRDGKTISIPARDLVPGDLVLVEAGDRIPADLRILETFSLKVEEASLTGESVPVEKSSLPLNGDVALADRTNMAFMSTLVTYGRAKGIVVATAMQTEIGKIANLLQTGEKEITPLQRKLGEFSKTLGVACLGVCTLVFFLGIYNAFKAAGSISGPDVQLMLMTAISLAVAAIPEGLPAVVTIVLALGMQRMARKNSIVRKLHAVETLGSITVICSDKTGTLTQNQMTVTKAYANGKVYDLSGEGYDPSGEIRLNSHQAELGREQDLALLLQGIALCNDAKLTRHSDTNAWGIIGDPTEGALLTAAAKAGITQEGITLQFPRVKELPFDSGRKMMTTIHSFGQDYLAFTKGAPDILISRCTKIMAENQIRPLDAEMISQLQQINHDLAGQALRVLAVACRQYAQLPVSTDSEQLENDLVLIGLVGMIDPPRSEAREAVKVCVNAGIRPIMITGDHQDTAQAIALDLGIITDKNQSMTGKQLDQLSKPELSEAVKHTSVFARVSPENKVAIVEALKANNQIVAMTGDGINDAPALKKADIGVAMGITGTDVTKETADMVVTDDNFATIVSAVEEGRTIFANIRKFIAFLLSCNLSEVLVIFIAMLLGWPIPLLPIQLLWVNLVTDAFPALALGMEKKESDIMKLPPRDPSEPIVNKPSLFMIGLQSLAITVVVLGAFAYGYFSHNDDISTARTFAFITLVNSQLLCAYAARSAHFSVFKAGLFSNKYMNMAVAFSFLLMLIAIGPLEAIFKTQPLSVQDWLIIAGLSPLPFLVAEIGKLIYFKQK, from the coding sequence TTGCGGCACGATTGGTTTAACTTACCCCCCGGCCAGGTGGTCCAGGAACTCAAATCAGACCAGACTGCCGGTCTGTCGACGCAGCAGGCTGCGGAACAGCTAAATTCGCATGGCTATAACGAACTCCAGGAAAAAGCGCGCGAAAGTCTTTTCAGTAAGCTGATTGGTCAGTTCAAGGATTTTCTCGTCCTGATCCTGATTGTTGCCAGCCTGGTCTCAGCTTTTTTGGGAGAAATTGTTGATTCAGTAGCTATTCTGGTCATTGTCATACTGAATGCTGTTTTAGGCATCGTTCAGGAAAGTAAAGCTGAAAAAGCGCTGGCCGCCTTAAAACAAATGAGCGCGCCTAACAGCAAAGTAATCCGGGACGGTAAAACGATCAGCATCCCGGCCAGGGACCTGGTGCCAGGCGATCTTGTACTGGTCGAAGCCGGCGACCGCATACCGGCCGACCTGCGCATACTGGAAACATTCAGCCTCAAAGTCGAAGAAGCTTCCTTAACCGGGGAATCGGTACCGGTAGAAAAATCATCGCTGCCCCTCAATGGAGATGTAGCCCTGGCGGACCGCACAAATATGGCCTTTATGAGTACTTTGGTCACTTACGGCCGGGCTAAAGGCATAGTGGTCGCAACAGCGATGCAGACCGAAATCGGCAAAATAGCCAATCTTCTGCAAACCGGTGAAAAAGAAATTACACCCCTGCAAAGAAAGCTGGGGGAATTTAGCAAGACCCTGGGAGTTGCCTGTCTTGGCGTATGTACGCTGGTGTTCTTTCTGGGCATTTACAATGCCTTCAAGGCCGCCGGAAGCATTTCCGGGCCGGATGTGCAACTCATGTTAATGACGGCAATCAGTCTGGCCGTAGCTGCCATCCCCGAAGGGCTGCCGGCTGTCGTCACGATCGTACTCGCCCTAGGAATGCAGCGTATGGCCCGTAAAAACAGTATTGTCCGCAAACTCCATGCAGTAGAAACCTTAGGCAGTATAACGGTAATTTGTTCCGATAAGACAGGGACGCTGACCCAAAATCAGATGACAGTTACCAAAGCATATGCCAATGGTAAAGTATATGATTTAAGTGGGGAAGGCTATGACCCAAGCGGTGAGATACGCCTCAATAGCCACCAAGCCGAGCTGGGCAGGGAACAGGACCTTGCGTTATTGCTGCAAGGCATCGCCTTATGTAATGACGCCAAACTGACCCGTCATTCCGACACCAATGCCTGGGGTATTATTGGCGACCCGACCGAAGGGGCCTTACTTACAGCCGCCGCAAAAGCCGGCATTACCCAGGAAGGCATTACACTCCAGTTTCCCCGGGTAAAAGAATTGCCGTTTGATTCCGGCCGTAAAATGATGACGACAATTCATTCCTTTGGTCAGGACTATCTGGCCTTTACCAAAGGAGCCCCTGATATTTTAATTAGCCGCTGCACCAAAATTATGGCTGAAAACCAGATCAGGCCCCTTGATGCCGAAATGATCAGCCAACTGCAGCAAATCAACCATGATTTGGCCGGGCAGGCCTTGCGGGTTTTGGCGGTGGCCTGTCGTCAATATGCACAGCTGCCTGTTTCTACTGATTCTGAGCAGCTTGAAAACGACTTAGTGCTCATTGGCCTGGTCGGTATGATCGATCCGCCGCGCAGTGAAGCCCGGGAGGCGGTAAAAGTTTGCGTAAATGCGGGAATACGGCCGATTATGATTACCGGCGACCATCAGGATACCGCCCAGGCCATTGCTCTGGATCTTGGAATTATCACCGACAAAAACCAATCAATGACCGGCAAACAGCTTGATCAGCTATCTAAACCGGAGCTGTCTGAGGCAGTCAAACATACCAGCGTTTTTGCCAGAGTATCACCGGAAAACAAAGTGGCCATTGTCGAGGCCCTCAAAGCCAATAATCAAATTGTTGCAATGACCGGCGACGGCATAAATGATGCGCCGGCTTTAAAAAAGGCCGATATTGGCGTAGCAATGGGGATAACCGGTACAGACGTAACCAAAGAAACAGCCGATATGGTGGTCACCGACGATAATTTCGCCACCATTGTGTCCGCCGTAGAAGAAGGACGCACCATTTTTGCCAATATCCGCAAATTTATTGCCTTTTTGTTATCCTGCAATCTCTCGGAGGTATTGGTTATTTTCATTGCCATGCTGTTGGGCTGGCCAATTCCCTTGCTGCCAATCCAGCTGCTGTGGGTAAATCTGGTAACCGATGCCTTCCCGGCGCTGGCGCTCGGCATGGAGAAAAAAGAATCCGATATCATGAAACTGCCGCCCCGCGATCCTTCGGAGCCCATTGTCAATAAACCCTCGCTCTTCATGATTGGACTGCAAAGCCTGGCAATCACCGTGGTAGTATTGGGCGCCTTCGCTTACGGTTACTTCAGTCACAATGATGATATAAGCACAGCGCGGACCTTCGCTTTTATTACCTTGGTCAATAGTCAGCTGCTTTGCGCGTATGCCGCCCGCTCGGCTCATTTTTCAGTATTTAAGGCCGGACTGTTTAGCAATAAATATATGAACATGGCGGTTGCTTTTTCTTTCCTGCTGATGCTCATCGCCATCGGACCGCTCGAAGCCATCTTCAAAACCCAGCCTTTGTCAGTCCAGGACTGGCTGATCATTGCAGGATTATCCCCGCTGCCCTTCCTGGTTGCCGAAATAGGCAAGTTAATTTACTTCAAACAAAAATAA
- a CDS encoding PAS domain-containing sensor histidine kinase — MNFLETSLLATILASLAVICIYIYLFLQYRQLYLALWISGWILHFGRFAFFTTNLPEIEFPLLVIYQLATIVSCVLLLKATSLLTERNLNTSWYFWAAIATICSDSAAYLKLSFLLASLPTCIYIGLLYCKTGLLFIKHLEIPGIGKYVTGVAFIILGIHAIDLPFLIEIERIVPWGFLVDALLRFVIGVGTLIVFFEKTRSDFLLKDQDYRLLAENASDVIFRCKIRPVFAFDYISPSVFKLTGFYPREFYKSPKLLLSIIYPSDRPLLKMSLKSITSIKGNLLTLRLIKPNQEIVWVEQKSTPIFDNKNTCIGLEGIVRDISSRKIMEQDLSRLDRLNAIGQMAASVAHEIRNPMTTVRGYLQFFSNKQEFSKYKSQFGLLIEELDRTNLIIKEYLSLSQHKIVDFNISHLNSIIESLYPLVKADANGMNKDINLCLNPIPELYIDEKEIRQLILNLVRNGLEAMSSGGIITISTFPEDDKVVLSIKDQGNGIPLHILENIGKPFVSTKENGTGLGLAICYRIAERHQAKIAVKSDSTGTTFLIYFQLTAK; from the coding sequence ATGAATTTCCTTGAAACCTCATTACTTGCCACAATACTAGCGAGCCTTGCGGTAATATGTATTTATATATACTTGTTTTTACAATATAGACAGCTTTATCTTGCTTTATGGATAAGTGGATGGATTCTACACTTTGGACGTTTTGCCTTCTTCACAACTAACCTGCCAGAAATTGAATTTCCCCTTTTGGTTATATATCAACTTGCAACTATAGTTAGTTGTGTGCTTCTACTTAAAGCCACAAGTTTATTAACTGAAAGAAACTTAAATACCTCTTGGTATTTTTGGGCCGCTATCGCTACAATTTGTAGTGATAGCGCAGCTTATTTAAAATTGTCATTTCTGTTGGCATCATTACCCACTTGTATCTATATTGGGCTACTATATTGTAAAACTGGACTTTTATTTATTAAACATCTTGAAATTCCTGGCATAGGGAAATACGTAACAGGTGTTGCATTCATAATATTAGGAATACATGCAATTGATTTACCATTCCTAATAGAGATTGAGCGGATTGTTCCCTGGGGATTCTTAGTCGATGCTTTACTAAGATTCGTTATCGGTGTTGGTACGTTAATTGTATTTTTTGAAAAAACCCGTAGTGATTTTCTCCTCAAAGATCAAGATTATCGTTTACTTGCAGAAAATGCATCAGATGTTATCTTTAGATGTAAAATTCGTCCTGTATTCGCTTTTGATTATATTAGCCCATCTGTTTTTAAATTAACAGGCTTTTATCCCAGGGAGTTTTATAAATCACCTAAACTTTTACTATCTATTATTTATCCAAGTGATCGCCCTTTGTTAAAAATGTCCTTAAAATCCATTACTTCAATAAAGGGCAACCTCCTTACACTTCGCTTAATTAAACCAAATCAGGAAATTGTCTGGGTGGAACAAAAATCAACACCAATATTTGACAATAAAAATACTTGTATAGGATTAGAAGGTATTGTACGTGATATTTCATCTCGTAAAATTATGGAGCAAGATTTGTCAAGATTAGATCGCCTGAATGCGATAGGACAAATGGCCGCAAGTGTGGCTCATGAAATAAGAAATCCAATGACTACAGTTCGTGGCTACCTACAATTTTTCTCAAATAAACAGGAGTTTTCAAAATACAAATCACAATTCGGATTATTAATAGAAGAACTGGATAGGACTAATCTAATTATAAAAGAATATTTATCTTTAAGCCAACATAAAATAGTTGATTTTAATATTTCTCATCTAAATTCAATAATTGAATCTCTGTATCCTCTCGTTAAGGCCGATGCTAATGGGATGAATAAAGATATTAACTTGTGTTTAAACCCCATTCCAGAGCTTTACATAGACGAAAAAGAAATAAGGCAGCTTATACTTAATTTAGTCCGCAATGGTCTTGAAGCAATGTCATCAGGAGGAATTATTACAATTTCAACCTTCCCTGAAGATGATAAAGTTGTTCTATCTATAAAAGATCAGGGAAATGGTATACCGCTGCACATATTAGAGAATATCGGCAAACCATTTGTATCAACAAAAGAAAATGGTACAGGCCTAGGTCTGGCAATATGTTATCGTATTGCTGAACGCCATCAGGCAAAAATAGCAGTAAAATCAGATTCAACGGGAACAACGTTCTTAATTTATTTTCAATTAACGGCTAAATAA
- a CDS encoding cyclic nucleotide-binding domain-containing protein: MELKQKSDNQDNPIRFRIANSIREKNAIYRFRYDIFVNEMSSSAHSADHKNKKVIDDLDQNSILLYASVGSEIIATARLTISETEDFPSWLSEIFCFPKFKQMLYDYENKKIGLTTKMAISQKYRGSTLMYRLIAEMYKVYNEFQVQLSFGGGNPRLIQLYERVGWRRYTKNFTEPGYGLLLPLVFIHDDVAHLKSVHSPLYRFFPKTQQSVLASRFKLAFPESYKHINSQFKDLTQKYIQSIFNNEIKHFPPLNNLNEQERNTLIQLGAIFHCNEGDIITTVGEISNELYFLLSGTLSATSASCSHLLQPGHCFGCGINGPKPYEQQITAVTEADLLIISNPVFAKYSHLHPLAAKKLLQASLSLQLIVNNQGR, translated from the coding sequence ATGGAATTAAAACAAAAATCTGACAACCAAGATAACCCGATTAGGTTTCGTATTGCAAATTCAATAAGAGAAAAAAATGCCATATATCGTTTTCGCTACGATATTTTTGTCAACGAAATGTCCTCTTCTGCCCATTCGGCAGATCATAAAAACAAAAAAGTAATTGATGATCTCGACCAAAATAGTATTCTACTTTATGCATCAGTTGGTTCTGAAATAATAGCAACCGCAAGATTAACAATCTCTGAAACTGAGGATTTCCCAAGTTGGCTATCAGAAATCTTTTGTTTCCCTAAATTCAAACAGATGCTCTATGATTATGAAAATAAAAAAATCGGATTAACAACCAAAATGGCTATATCACAAAAATACCGCGGATCAACCCTTATGTACAGATTAATAGCTGAAATGTACAAAGTTTATAACGAGTTTCAAGTTCAACTCTCTTTTGGCGGAGGTAATCCACGACTAATTCAACTTTATGAAAGAGTAGGCTGGCGCAGATATACAAAAAACTTCACAGAACCAGGCTATGGCCTACTTTTACCACTAGTTTTTATTCATGATGATGTGGCCCACTTAAAATCAGTGCACTCACCTTTATACCGCTTTTTCCCCAAAACACAGCAATCTGTACTAGCTTCACGGTTTAAGCTTGCTTTCCCAGAATCATACAAGCATATTAACTCTCAATTTAAAGACTTGACCCAAAAGTATATTCAATCAATATTTAATAACGAGATTAAACATTTCCCTCCCTTAAACAATTTGAATGAACAAGAACGTAACACATTAATACAGCTCGGAGCGATATTCCACTGCAACGAAGGTGACATCATTACTACTGTAGGGGAAATAAGCAATGAGCTGTATTTTTTGCTTTCGGGTACTTTGTCTGCCACATCCGCATCGTGCTCCCATCTTCTCCAGCCAGGTCATTGCTTTGGCTGCGGAATCAATGGGCCAAAGCCCTATGAACAGCAAATTACGGCTGTTACCGAAGCTGACTTGCTAATCATCTCAAACCCTGTTTTTGCAAAATACAGCCATTTGCATCCTTTAGCAGCCAAAAAGCTATTACAAGCTTCATTAAGCTTACAGCTAATAGTCAATAATCAAGGGAGATGA
- a CDS encoding B12-binding domain-containing radical SAM protein, with product MITMKKVIDLLLVNSFAPRQRIASDAALENGLALIRTFLQSKGFTVTVIDEQRLSGAEQGVPKWCFHFLRLLVILQMKYYTSLKHLTLLFLLLAWPFQSLAIYRRKKYMDKLGDEIAQYVYTNSIPMVGIKIWYGDAYAWSIQLAKKIKRQNPDTIIVAGGPQVKVYGAKVLDEEIFDLAIMGPGEYILEKLLNMLSSTATKLAFLDKVHNQITRDRLISTGSYSQHGSYMFDNFIIPKYNEEDLKDKILFHTLVDGVGCSWNKCNFCSHSRQNVTHIPRPVEEIYAEIQTMTKQGIAFFRFSSSETPLSHGKAIAHTLMANNAHIHYSMFVRAGKVTEEIFDIYCLLIKSGLRAVFMGGETGHDVINEKVMNKGVTRKDIIETIQCIKLAAAKVAQPCKIGLSLIYPTPIVGPITFQDVFQANITMIEQTLPDTVIINPPGVFPGTIWSEQAEHFGFKIAEGFNTQLMSYEYSIFKPVNFWTKLNFSLHGYDMESLLHESGKFRQAVEGMGIPTNVSDEYLMMLTAIGHGSKTDLLIFKKHSLIDIMSGSSHYIKQIVEKINTYSRKMAAQNHTVN from the coding sequence ATGATTACCATGAAAAAAGTTATAGATCTTTTACTTGTCAACAGTTTTGCCCCTAGACAGCGTATAGCTTCTGATGCAGCTTTAGAGAACGGACTTGCTCTAATCAGAACCTTTTTGCAAAGCAAAGGGTTTACTGTTACTGTTATTGATGAGCAAAGGCTGTCCGGCGCTGAACAAGGAGTACCGAAATGGTGCTTCCATTTCTTACGGTTGTTAGTTATTCTACAAATGAAATATTACACCTCATTGAAACACTTAACCCTGTTGTTTTTGCTGCTTGCCTGGCCATTTCAAAGCCTGGCCATTTATAGAAGAAAAAAATACATGGACAAGCTGGGTGATGAAATTGCTCAATATGTATATACAAATTCAATACCTATGGTTGGAATAAAAATTTGGTATGGCGATGCTTATGCCTGGAGCATACAATTAGCAAAAAAGATCAAACGTCAAAATCCGGATACAATCATTGTAGCAGGAGGACCTCAGGTTAAAGTTTATGGAGCGAAAGTCCTTGACGAGGAGATATTTGACTTGGCAATTATGGGCCCTGGCGAATACATTCTTGAAAAGCTGCTTAATATGCTGAGTTCTACCGCAACCAAGCTGGCTTTCCTCGATAAAGTCCACAATCAAATTACCCGGGACCGCCTAATTAGCACTGGAAGCTACAGCCAGCATGGCAGCTATATGTTTGACAATTTTATTATCCCCAAATATAACGAGGAAGATCTTAAGGATAAAATTCTGTTTCATACCTTAGTTGACGGAGTTGGCTGCAGCTGGAACAAATGCAATTTTTGTTCCCATTCCCGTCAAAATGTTACCCATATTCCCAGGCCGGTTGAAGAAATTTATGCTGAAATTCAAACTATGACCAAACAAGGAATTGCCTTTTTTCGTTTCAGCAGTTCAGAAACTCCGTTATCACACGGCAAAGCCATAGCCCACACATTAATGGCTAATAATGCGCATATTCATTATTCAATGTTTGTAAGAGCCGGAAAAGTAACGGAAGAAATTTTCGATATTTACTGCCTCTTAATAAAGTCCGGATTAAGAGCCGTATTTATGGGAGGCGAAACAGGCCATGATGTAATTAATGAAAAGGTAATGAACAAAGGGGTTACCAGAAAAGATATCATTGAAACCATTCAATGCATCAAGTTAGCTGCTGCTAAAGTGGCACAACCTTGCAAAATTGGGCTGTCACTCATTTACCCGACACCTATTGTCGGCCCAATTACCTTTCAAGACGTATTCCAGGCAAACATCACCATGATCGAACAAACCCTGCCTGATACGGTAATCATTAATCCGCCCGGAGTATTCCCCGGAACCATCTGGTCAGAGCAGGCAGAGCATTTTGGGTTTAAGATTGCGGAGGGTTTCAATACCCAGTTAATGAGTTATGAGTATTCAATTTTTAAACCAGTTAATTTCTGGACAAAGCTAAACTTTTCTTTACATGGCTACGATATGGAAAGCCTGCTGCACGAGTCGGGTAAATTTCGTCAAGCTGTTGAAGGCATGGGCATTCCTACAAACGTTTCCGACGAGTATCTCATGATGCTGACCGCCATCGGTCATGGCTCAAAAACCGATTTGCTGATCTTTAAGAAGCACTCTCTCATCGATATCATGAGCGGTTCATCTCATTACATTAAACAGATTGTCGAAAAAATCAATACTTATAGCCGGAAAATGGCGGCGCAAAATCATACAGTCAACTAA